One window from the genome of Nicotiana sylvestris chromosome 9, ASM39365v2, whole genome shotgun sequence encodes:
- the LOC104235510 gene encoding uncharacterized protein: MWVNELPFKIAFFMWKIWKGKLPLDDYFRRLGYFMPSKCWCCSNPDEETTTHVFFRSYAARTTWSYFLTNSGIAVQGLSLQQAILKCWTLQVLPRIKPIFQALTSIILWELWKRCNSYKHVDSVSVSRVIYQISSTLQALVKVRKPSIKNVPHKWPDLLKMLEHYTPSLKVTKVLWELPNPGWVKVNTDGVSRGNPGRSSIGFVIRDEEGDVKYALGKETLEVTNSVAEAIAIAIAEALKYCVEHGYTHILLQTNSMMLKNVIEGKCSAPWSVIEYVEEIKEIIQRWNVSVLHIMREGNQLADHLANYALDVGGIEAHNFEQLEVQGRKIVNSDKFQCPYLRIRVARS; this comes from the coding sequence ATGTGGGTGAACGAGCTTCCTTTTAAGATTGCATTTTTCATGTGGAAGATTTGGAAAGGCAAACTGCCTTTGGATGATTACTTCAGGAGACTTGGTTATTTCATGCCCTCAAAATGTTGGTGCTGTTCCAATCCGGATGAGGAAACCACAACTCATGTATTTTTCAGATCCTATGCTGCTCGTACAACGTGGTCCTACTTTCTTACTAATTCAGGAATTGCTGTGCAAGGGTTGTCATTGCAGCAGGCTATACTCAAGTGTTGGACATTGCAAGTACTTCCAAGAATTAAACCTATATTTCAAGCCTTGACATCTATCATTTTATGGGAGCTATGGAAGAGATGTAATAGCTACAAACATGTGGATTCTGTATCTGTTAGTCGAGTCATTTATCAGATATCATCTACTCTCCAAGCATTAGTGAAAGTAAGGAAGCCAAGCATTAAAAATGTTCCACATAAGTGGCCTGACTTACTAAAAATGCTTGAACATTACACACCTAGTCTGAAAGTGACAAAGGTGTTATGGGAGTTACCTAATCCAGGTTGGGTAAAGGTCAATACAGATGGGGTATCGAGGGGTAACCCTGGTAGGAGCTCGATTGGATTTGTCATCAGAGATGAAGAAGGAGATGTTAAATATGCTCTAGGCAAAGAGACACTGGAAGTGACCAATTCTGTAGCTGAAGCTATTGCTATTGCTATTGCTGAGGCGTTAAAGTACTGTGTGGAGCATGGATATACACATATTTTGCTGCAGACAAACTCCATGATGTTGAAAAATGTAATAGAAGGAAAATGTAGTGCACCATGGTCAGTGATAGAATATGTGGAGGAAATTAAGGAGATTATTCAGAGATGGAATGTTTCTGTTTTGCACATTATGAGGGAAGGCAACCAACTAGCAGATCATTTAGCAAATTATGCTCTTGATGTTGGAGGCATAGAAGCACATAACTTTGAACAGTTGGAGGTACAAGGTAGAAAGATAGTAAATAGTGATAAATTTCAATGCCCATACTTAAGAATAAGAGTTGCAAGGAGTTAG
- the LOC104235511 gene encoding protein REGULATOR OF FATTY ACID COMPOSITION 3, chloroplastic, with protein MDSLLLTSSPDIGNLLSSSSPFSKYYPSISSANGHSSFFLYFLHKNPFLYKLRTSVVSSASNNNKKKKKSDSHSFVPKPDEATGPFPEAVLLRERKVQEDGRLLPEFADAEEKELFEALNLQLESDLNVEQMRHYEVVYLIHEDRADEVESVNTKVQEFLKEKKGKLWRFSDWGMRRLAYKIQKASRAHYILMNFELEAKWINDFKSMLDKDERVIRHLVMKQDKAETEDCPPPPEFHTLRAGTDDENEEDMDDFDDYEEDDLEGEDDIDDDTDGVILVDVDDNVDGRDSRNIQQINTHKIGQRKVSV; from the exons ATGGATTCCCTTCTTCTTACATCTTCCCCTGATATCGGAAATTTGCTCAGCTCTTCCTCTCCTTTCTCTAAATATTATCCTTCCATTTCTTCAGCAAATGGGCACTCTTCTTTCTTCCTATATTTTCTCCACAAGAACCCCTTCCTATATAAACTTAGGACCTCTGTTGTTTCTTCAGCATCAAACAacaacaagaaaaagaagaaatctgaTTCCCATAGTTTTGTTCCTAAACCCGATGAAGCCACTGGTCCTTTTCCTGAAGCTGTGCTCCTTAGAGAG AGGAAGGTCCAAGAGGACGGTAGACTTCTACCTGAGTTTGCAGATGCTGAAGAGA AGGAACTTTTTGAGGCTCTAAATCTGCAGCTGGAGAGTGATCTGAATGTGGAACAGA TGAGACACTATGAAGTGGTATATTTGATTCATGAGGATCGTGCAGACGAGGTCGAGAGTGTGAACACGAAAGTTCAAG aatttttgaaagagaagaaagggaagttgtgGAGATTCAGTGACTGGGGTATGCGTAGACTGGCATACAAGATTCAGAAAGCATCACGAGCTCATTACATTTTGATGAATTTTGAGTTGGAAGCCAAATGGATTAACGATTTCAAGAGCATGCTTGACAAAGATGAGAGAGTGATACGACATCTAGTGATGAAGCAGGACAAGGCAGAAACAGAGGATTGTCCTCCTCCTCCTGAGTTCCATACCTTGCGTGCTGGTACGgatgatgaaaatgaagaggaCATGGATGATTTTGATGACTATGAGGAAGACGATTTGGAGGGTGAGGATGACATTGATGATGATACTGATGGTGTTATTCTCGTGGATGTTGACGATAATGTAGATGGTAGGGACAGTAGAAACATTCAGCAAATTAATACACACAAGATAGGACAAAGGAAAGTGAGTGTGTGA